From Mucilaginibacter rubeus, a single genomic window includes:
- the rimO gene encoding 30S ribosomal protein S12 methylthiotransferase RimO: MRTKELDKPQKVAKPRVNVVTLGCSKNIYDSEILMGQLKGNQFDVVHEAEKVGKNDIIVINTCGFIDNAKQESIDTILQYSELKEQGKVGKVIVTGCLSERYKPELEAEITNVDAYFGTNDLQNLLATVGANYKHELIGERLLTTPSHFAYFKIAEGCNRPCSFCAIPLMRGKHLSSPIEQLVEDAKKLAKNGTKELILIAQDLTYYGLDLYGKRNLDELLRRLSDVNGIEWIRLQYAYPSGFPMEILDVMNERENICKYLDMPLQHITDNMLKSMRRGITKQKTIDIVNEIRDRVPGIAMRTTLITGYPGETQQDFEEMAQWVEDTKFDRLGCFTYSHEEKTHAHSLVDDVPEEVKQERADAIMEIQQGISFDKNQEKIGNTYKVLIDKKDGGYFVGRTEFDSPEVDNEVLIDASIDYATVGSFVNVKIDSAEDFDLYGQIVK, translated from the coding sequence ATGAGGACGAAAGAATTAGATAAGCCCCAAAAGGTAGCTAAACCCCGTGTAAACGTGGTAACATTAGGCTGTTCGAAAAATATTTACGATTCGGAAATATTGATGGGCCAGTTGAAGGGCAACCAGTTTGATGTGGTGCATGAGGCCGAGAAGGTAGGCAAAAATGATATTATAGTAATTAATACCTGTGGCTTTATTGATAATGCTAAACAGGAATCAATAGATACCATCCTGCAATACAGCGAACTTAAGGAGCAGGGTAAGGTGGGCAAGGTTATTGTAACCGGCTGCCTGAGCGAGCGCTACAAGCCGGAGCTTGAAGCAGAGATCACCAATGTTGATGCTTATTTTGGCACCAACGATCTGCAAAACCTGCTGGCTACTGTAGGCGCAAATTATAAGCATGAGCTAATTGGTGAACGTTTGCTGACTACTCCATCACATTTTGCTTATTTTAAAATTGCTGAAGGCTGTAACCGTCCTTGCTCGTTTTGTGCTATTCCGTTGATGCGTGGTAAACACCTGAGCTCACCTATTGAGCAATTGGTTGAGGATGCTAAGAAGCTGGCTAAAAACGGCACTAAAGAATTGATCCTGATTGCGCAGGACCTGACTTATTACGGTCTCGACCTTTATGGCAAACGTAACCTGGATGAATTACTTCGTCGTTTGTCTGATGTGAATGGTATTGAATGGATCAGGTTGCAGTATGCTTATCCTTCAGGTTTCCCAATGGAGATCCTGGATGTGATGAACGAGCGTGAAAACATCTGCAAATACCTGGATATGCCGTTGCAGCACATCACCGATAATATGCTGAAATCGATGCGCCGCGGTATCACCAAGCAAAAAACCATTGATATCGTAAATGAGATTCGTGATAGGGTTCCGGGTATCGCTATGCGTACTACGCTGATCACCGGTTATCCGGGCGAAACCCAGCAAGATTTTGAAGAGATGGCTCAATGGGTTGAGGATACCAAGTTTGACCGTCTGGGTTGTTTCACTTACTCACATGAGGAGAAAACCCATGCCCATAGTTTGGTTGACGACGTGCCTGAAGAAGTAAAACAGGAACGCGCAGATGCTATTATGGAAATTCAACAAGGCATATCTTTTGATAAAAACCAGGAGAAGATCGGCAATACCTACAAAGTGCTGATTGACAAAAAGGATGGCGGTTACTTTGTTGGCCGTACCGAATTTGATTCGCCTGAGGTTGATAATGAAGTTTTGATTGACGCAAGCATTGATTATGCTACCGTTGGCAGCTTTGTTAACGTAAAGATAGACAGCGCCGAGGACTTTGACCTTTATGGACAAATTGTAAAATAA
- the rpmG gene encoding 50S ribosomal protein L33: MAKKGNRVQVILECTEHKTSGMPGMSRYITTKNKKNTTERLELKKFNPVLRKVTVHKEIK; encoded by the coding sequence ATGGCAAAAAAAGGCAACAGGGTTCAGGTGATTTTAGAGTGCACCGAACACAAAACAAGCGGTATGCCAGGCATGTCTCGCTATATCACCACTAAGAACAAGAAAAACACTACCGAAAGATTAGAGTTGAAAAAATTCAACCCTGTTTTGAGGAAAGTAACTGTTCACAAAGAGATAAAATAA
- the rpmB gene encoding 50S ribosomal protein L28: MSRICDLTGKGSIVGNNVSNSNVKTKRRFHPNLKLKKFYIPEEDKWITLKVSTSAVKTISKNGITACINKFVKKGYI, encoded by the coding sequence ATGTCAAGAATTTGTGATCTAACAGGAAAAGGATCTATTGTAGGTAACAACGTTTCAAACTCAAACGTTAAAACAAAACGCAGATTTCATCCTAACTTGAAACTTAAAAAGTTTTATATTCCTGAAGAAGATAAATGGATTACCTTAAAGGTATCTACTTCTGCTGTGAAAACTATCAGCAAAAACGGTATTACCGCCTGCATTAATAAATTTGTTAAAAAAGGCTACATTTAG
- the bshC gene encoding bacillithiol biosynthesis cysteine-adding enzyme BshC, whose translation MDASCISYKDTGFFSNTVAEYIDNKPELQPFYGYRPDMAGFADFLKSKKVVADREVLVRVLTKQYECLGKEPGKLCTYSTALTAQNLELLKQDNTYTITTGHQLNIFAGPLYFLYKIATAIKLAQQLKAAHPDKNFVPVYWMASEDHDFAEINYTNIGGKKVHWWYEASGATGRIDPVSIRQALNQYKGVLGMEGHATDLAEIVETAYTKFDKLADATRYLVNSLFGQYGLVIIDADDHEFKKEFAQIIEQDIIGQHSFKNISETNQKLHELGVHIQVNPREINFFYLKDQLRERIVFENDSYHVLNTEISFTEAELKKEIAEYPERFSPNVVMRPLYQECILPNIAYIGGGAEVVYWLELKSNFDHYKIDFPILILRNSALVIKKEQAAKISRMDLDSLSLFKESDALQTYWIKKHSDHNLSIAEEWREMESLFEKIKLRAYKIDPTLSPSAAAVQARLKKAMDNLEKKLIRAEKRNYSVRLEQLTAVKAELFPKDSLQERSENFGLMYVKWGQTFIDELIRLFEPLDFKFTVLTEK comes from the coding sequence ATGGACGCATCCTGTATAAGTTATAAAGACACCGGTTTCTTTTCAAACACAGTTGCCGAATACATCGACAATAAACCAGAACTACAACCTTTTTATGGCTACCGCCCTGATATGGCCGGTTTTGCCGATTTTTTGAAAAGCAAAAAGGTTGTTGCCGACCGCGAAGTTCTGGTACGTGTTTTAACTAAACAATATGAATGTTTAGGCAAGGAACCCGGTAAATTATGTACTTACTCAACCGCCCTTACAGCCCAAAACCTGGAGCTGTTAAAGCAGGACAATACTTATACCATTACAACCGGGCACCAGCTAAATATCTTCGCCGGGCCGTTGTATTTCCTTTATAAAATAGCTACGGCCATTAAATTGGCGCAGCAATTAAAAGCCGCTCATCCGGATAAAAACTTTGTACCTGTTTACTGGATGGCCAGCGAAGACCACGACTTTGCCGAGATCAACTATACCAATATAGGCGGTAAAAAAGTACACTGGTGGTACGAAGCTTCGGGAGCAACCGGCCGTATCGATCCGGTGAGCATACGCCAGGCGCTTAACCAGTACAAAGGTGTTTTAGGTATGGAAGGCCACGCGACCGATCTTGCCGAAATTGTTGAAACAGCCTACACCAAATTTGATAAGCTTGCGGATGCTACAAGATACCTGGTTAACTCTTTGTTTGGCCAATACGGTTTAGTGATCATTGACGCCGATGACCATGAGTTTAAAAAGGAATTCGCGCAAATTATTGAACAGGATATTATTGGTCAGCATAGCTTCAAAAATATCAGCGAAACCAATCAAAAACTACATGAGCTTGGTGTACATATCCAGGTTAATCCACGCGAGATCAATTTCTTTTACCTGAAGGATCAGCTGCGCGAAAGGATAGTTTTTGAGAATGACAGCTATCATGTGCTTAATACCGAGATTAGTTTTACCGAAGCTGAACTAAAAAAAGAAATAGCCGAATATCCGGAACGTTTTAGCCCTAACGTCGTGATGCGCCCACTATACCAGGAATGTATTTTGCCAAACATCGCTTATATCGGTGGCGGTGCCGAAGTAGTTTACTGGCTGGAGCTGAAATCGAACTTTGATCATTATAAAATTGATTTCCCGATCCTGATCCTCCGTAACTCTGCATTGGTAATTAAAAAGGAGCAAGCGGCCAAAATATCACGAATGGATTTAGATAGCCTTTCCTTATTTAAAGAAAGTGATGCCCTGCAAACCTACTGGATTAAAAAGCACAGCGATCATAACCTGAGCATTGCCGAAGAATGGCGCGAAATGGAAAGCTTGTTCGAAAAAATAAAGCTGCGTGCTTACAAGATAGATCCTACACTTTCTCCATCAGCAGCGGCTGTACAGGCGCGCCTTAAAAAGGCCATGGATAACCTGGAAAAGAAACTGATCCGCGCCGAAAAAAGAAATTATAGCGTACGTTTAGAGCAATTAACTGCCGTTAAAGCCGAGCTATTCCCGAAGGATAGTCTGCAGGAACGCTCCGAAAACTTTGGCCTCATGTATGTAAAATGGGGACAAACCTTTATTGATGAGCTTATCCGTCTGTTTGAACCATTAGATTTTAAGTTTACGGTGCTGACGGAGAAGTAA
- a CDS encoding DUF4295 domain-containing protein, which yields MAKKVVATLKVAGKGKEYSKVITMNKSPKTGAYSFKTQIVPNDLVKDAIAGKTI from the coding sequence ATGGCAAAGAAAGTAGTTGCAACCCTGAAAGTAGCAGGTAAAGGCAAAGAATATTCAAAAGTGATCACTATGAATAAATCACCTAAAACTGGTGCTTATTCATTCAAAACCCAAATTGTCCCTAACGATTTAGTTAAGGATGCAATTGCTGGTAAAACTATATAA
- the ftsY gene encoding signal recognition particle-docking protein FtsY, whose product MGLFDFFKKKENTQQEQQALDTGLEKTKDNFFSKITKAIAGKSTVNDDVLDDLEEVLVTSDVGVSTTLKIIDRIQARVARDKYVSTNELNTLLKDEIQQLLAENNSNDFRNFEYGDHKPYVIMVVGVNGVGKTTTIGKLAHKLKQAGNQVVLGAADTFRAAAVDQIKLWGERVGVKVVAQAMGSDPASVAYDTLRSAVANGDDVAIIDTAGRLHNKVGLMNELTKIKNVMQKVIPGAPHEILLVLDASTGQNAIEQCKQFTEATNVNALALTKLDGTAKGGVVIGISDQFKIPVKYIGVGEGMDHLQLFDRQAFVDSLFKQ is encoded by the coding sequence ATGGGATTATTTGATTTTTTTAAGAAAAAGGAAAATACGCAGCAGGAGCAGCAGGCGCTTGATACCGGTTTAGAAAAAACCAAGGATAACTTTTTTTCAAAGATCACCAAAGCCATCGCCGGTAAGTCAACCGTTAATGATGATGTGCTTGATGATTTGGAAGAAGTACTGGTTACCTCCGATGTTGGCGTAAGCACTACCCTCAAAATCATCGACAGGATCCAGGCCCGCGTTGCCCGCGATAAATACGTAAGCACCAACGAGCTGAATACTCTGCTAAAAGATGAAATTCAGCAGTTACTTGCCGAAAATAACAGTAACGATTTCCGCAATTTTGAATATGGCGATCATAAGCCATACGTAATTATGGTTGTTGGGGTTAACGGTGTGGGTAAAACCACAACTATTGGGAAGCTGGCCCACAAATTAAAACAGGCCGGTAATCAGGTGGTTTTAGGTGCTGCCGATACCTTCCGTGCTGCCGCGGTTGATCAGATCAAACTTTGGGGCGAACGTGTTGGTGTAAAAGTTGTTGCCCAGGCGATGGGTTCAGATCCGGCTTCGGTTGCTTACGATACCCTACGTTCGGCAGTGGCCAATGGCGATGATGTAGCCATTATAGATACCGCCGGTCGTTTGCACAATAAAGTTGGTTTGATGAACGAACTAACCAAGATCAAGAACGTGATGCAAAAGGTTATCCCCGGTGCTCCGCATGAGATTTTGCTGGTGCTTGATGCCTCAACCGGACAAAACGCCATTGAACAATGCAAGCAATTTACCGAGGCTACCAATGTAAATGCTTTAGCGCTTACCAAGCTTGATGGTACGGCTAAAGGCGGCGTGGTAATTGGTATATCAGATCAGTTTAAAATTCCCGTTAAATATATAGGCGTAGGTGAAGGCATGGACCACCTGCAGCTATTTGACAGGCAGGCGTTTGTAGATTCGCTATTTAAGCAATAA